Proteins encoded in a region of the Ursus arctos isolate Adak ecotype North America unplaced genomic scaffold, UrsArc2.0 scaffold_2, whole genome shotgun sequence genome:
- the FCRLB gene encoding Fc receptor-like B, which produces MWALTALLLLVPSGRQAATLEKPTLSLHPPWTTIFKGERVTLHCDGYHPPLLELRPISTLWYLGHLLLPSHKKSIEVQTPGVYRCQTRGAPVSDPIHLSVSNDWLILQVPYAAVFEGEPLVMRCRGWYDKVVYKLHYYHDGKAVRYFHSSANYTVPQARASDSGRYQCSGTMRIPVESAPMFSSKVAVTVQELFPAPVLRVTGRAEARGGVAVRCETRLHPQKRDTPLQFAFYKYSRPVRRFDWGAEYTVPEPEVEELESYWCEAATATRSVRKRSPWLQLAGRGSPLDLASTSAPIPQAAALAPGNQPLSFRKPPVSRSAPSVTSVPNTTSSGLQFPASRAPTAGPPACTPPTPLEQSAGALKPDVDLLLQEMQLLKGLLSRVVLEFKEPQAFPEHRETLETPTSRFAVSPGPQETTVVES; this is translated from the exons ATGTGGGCGCTGACAGCCCTTCTGCTCCTGG TTCCAAGCGGCAGGCAAGCTG CTACCCTGGAGAAGCCCACACTGTCTCTACACCCGCCCTGGACCACAATCTTCAAGGGGGAGAGGGTAACCTTGCACTGTGATGGGTACCACCCTCCGCTCCTGGAGCTCCGGCCCATCAGCACTCTCTGGTACTTGGGCCACCTCCTTCTGCCCTCTCACAAGAAGAGCATCGAGGTGCAGACACCAGGGGTGTATCGATGCCAGACACGGGGAGCACCTGTCAGTGACCCCATCCACCTCTCTGTTTCCAATG ACTGGCTGATCCTGCAAGTGCCCTACGCGGCGGTGTTCGAGGGCGAGCCGCTGGTCATGCGCTGCCGCGGCTGGTACGACAAGGTGGTCTACAAGCTTCACTACTACCACGACGGCAAGGCGGTGCGCTACTTCCACTCCAGCGCCAACTACACGGTGCCGCAGGCGCGCGCCAGCGACAGCGGCCGCTACCAGTGTTCCGGCACCATGCGCATCCCGGTGGAGAGCGCGCCCATGTTCTCCTCCAAGGTGGCCGTGACCGTGCAAG AGCTGTTCCCGGCGCCGGTGTTGAGGGTGACCGGCCGGGCGGAGGCCCGCGGCGGGGTGGCGGTGCGCTGCGAGACCCGCCTGCACCCGCAGAAGCGCGACACGCCGCTGCAGTTCGCCTTCTACAAGTACAGTCGTCCCGTGCGCCGCTTCGACTGGGGCGCCGAGTACACGGTCCCCGAGCCCGAGGTCGAGGAGCTCGAATCGTACTGGTGCGAGGCCGCTACCGCCACGCGGAGCGTCCGGAAACGCAGCCCTTGGCTGCAGCTCGCCGGGCGTG GTTCTCCGCTGGACTTGGCGTCCACCAGCGCCCCAATCCCACAGGCCGCAGCGTTGGCGCCGGGTAACCAGCCGCTGTCCTTCAGAAAGCCTCCGGTGTCCAGATCAGCCCCGTCGGTCACCTCCGTCCCGAACACCACCTCATCGGGGCTGCAGTTCCCCGCGAGCAGAGCTCCCACTGCCGGGCCACCGGCCTGCACCCCGCCGACGCCCTTGGAACAATCCGCTGGAGCTCTGAAACCCGACGTGGACCTTCTGCTTCAAGAAATGCAGCTGCTCAAGGGCCTTCTGAGCCGGGTGGTCCTGGAATTCAAGGAGCCACAGGCCTTCCCAGAGCACAGGGAAACGCTCGAGACCCCCACTTCCCGCTTTGCTGTGAGCCCGGGACCCCAGGAGACCACTGTTGTGGAGAGCTGA